The following proteins are co-located in the Moraxella nasovis genome:
- a CDS encoding HU family DNA-binding protein: protein MNKSELIDSIKAETGLSKDDATKAVNAFISSVQGALERGDDVVLVGFGTFSVKERAARTGRNPQTGETLEIAASKVPGFRAGKGLKDAVNK from the coding sequence ATGAATAAGTCAGAATTAATCGATAGTATCAAGGCTGAAACAGGTCTAAGCAAAGACGACGCTACAAAAGCGGTTAATGCATTCATTTCAAGCGTGCAAGGTGCCCTAGAGCGTGGCGACGATGTTGTGCTAGTTGGTTTTGGTACTTTTAGTGTAAAAGAGCGTGCTGCTCGCACTGGTCGTAACCCACAAACTGGCGAAACCCTGGAAATCGCTGCAAGCAAAGTGCCAGGCTTTAGAGCGGGTAAAGGTCTAAAAGACGCAGTAAATAAGTAA
- a CDS encoding alpha-hydroxy acid oxidase — protein MADLSKITEIEDLRRVAERKVPRMFYDYVDSGSWTQTTYRNNETDFDRIKLRQRVLVDMEGRSLATKMIGQDVHMPVAIAPTGFTGMMWADGEIHAARAAEKFGIPFSLSTMSICSIEDVAENTTKPFWFQLYVMRDKKFMQNLIRRAREAKCSALILTADLQVLGQRHKDIKNGLSAPPKPTLKNILNLMTKPEWCFNMLGTKRHTFRNIVGHAEGVGDLSSLSSWTAEQFDPRLNWDDVARIKELWGGPLIIKGIMEPEDAILAARSGADAMVISNHGGRQLDGAPSSIASLADCVQAVQAENSNCEIWLDSGIRSGQDVLKAIAMGAKGTMIGRSFLYGLGAYGEDGVRRALEIIYKECDITMAFCGHTNINTVNENIFVKGTYENLKASDPHILPIRW, from the coding sequence ATGGCAGATTTAAGCAAAATTACCGAAATTGAAGACCTTCGCCGTGTCGCTGAGCGTAAAGTTCCTAGAATGTTCTATGATTATGTAGATAGCGGTTCATGGACTCAGACGACTTATCGCAATAACGAAACCGACTTTGACCGCATCAAGTTGCGCCAACGTGTGCTAGTAGATATGGAAGGCCGCTCGCTTGCCACCAAAATGATCGGACAAGATGTACATATGCCTGTCGCCATTGCACCGACTGGCTTTACAGGCATGATGTGGGCAGATGGCGAAATTCATGCCGCCCGTGCCGCAGAGAAATTTGGCATTCCGTTTTCATTATCCACGATGAGCATTTGCTCTATTGAAGATGTGGCAGAAAATACCACCAAGCCATTTTGGTTTCAGTTATATGTCATGCGTGATAAAAAATTCATGCAAAATTTAATTCGCCGTGCCAGAGAAGCCAAATGTTCAGCACTGATTTTGACGGCAGATTTACAAGTACTAGGTCAGCGTCATAAAGACATCAAAAACGGTCTTTCTGCCCCACCAAAGCCAACCTTAAAAAATATCCTAAACTTAATGACCAAGCCTGAATGGTGCTTTAATATGCTTGGCACAAAACGCCACACCTTCCGCAACATCGTCGGTCATGCCGAAGGGGTAGGCGACTTATCTAGCTTGTCATCTTGGACAGCGGAGCAATTTGACCCACGTCTAAATTGGGACGATGTCGCTCGCATTAAAGAGCTATGGGGCGGACCTCTTATCATCAAAGGCATCATGGAGCCAGAAGATGCGATTTTGGCGGCTCGTTCTGGTGCTGATGCCATGGTCATCTCCAATCACGGTGGTCGCCAATTAGATGGTGCACCAAGCTCTATTGCAAGCCTCGCTGACTGCGTGCAAGCGGTACAAGCTGAAAACTCAAATTGCGAGATTTGGCTAGACAGTGGCATTCGCTCAGGTCAAGATGTCCTAAAAGCCATCGCTATGGGAGCAAAAGGCACAATGATTGGTCGCTCATTTCTTTATGGCTTGGGTGCTTATGGTGAAGATGGCGTACGCCGTGCCTTAGAAATCATCTACAAAGAATGCGACATCACGATGGCGTTTTGTGGTCATACCAACATCAACACCGTCAATGAAAATATCTTTGTCAAAGGCACTTACGAAAACCTAAAAGCAAGCGACCCACATATTTTACCTATTAGATGGTAA
- a CDS encoding SurA N-terminal domain-containing protein, producing MRNFLQSWPGRITLIAVLVPMAFLGVQGTLGTSISPNQLIKVGNQTVDVSTYQNQLNNYRSELLNSVDASMIDEAALSDQVLKSLVNSALLQNQAQVLGMTVSDEMITQLLQQEQTFWQDGQFSNERFAQYLTQNGLTKDMLFANFRQELALRQLSSGVLGTAIYPKSQVGRLLDLQLESREVWVHRFAWEDYADGINVSDSEIKAYFDANQASLIRPETVDLSYIELSAQDIKTAEPTQDEIAVQYDAYLQENGLGDGRELAQILLTGADSEKRAKDIAAKLKAGQSFEKLAKQYSDDPSGKTGGLIGAYNPAVFGDDAAAVTQALSGLSLGDFSQPVKTKYGYQIFKVVKLGNAPSMESMRAELQNRAINYKRQVELNEKIAKINEMAATGVGVADIAAELGLKLKRITDYPKTQNQTALPQPAVIAAAFDEFAIEDQAVSANISLGDKTVWVQPGNYQASAPLTLAQAHDQIKHALVKQKAVEKALAAAHEAVNDANNENAIKALMVPQANLGIVTRSTPTLNTQERASLFSKKSASGHDVWTVKTEDGASIMVGGPVLSQTHEQLSLTERLQAAAMIRSNVGQDQLSDYLQYLRTTNEVTINQDALTGQTH from the coding sequence ATGCGTAATTTTTTACAAAGCTGGCCAGGACGTATCACATTGATTGCGGTATTGGTACCTATGGCTTTTTTAGGTGTGCAAGGAACACTTGGTACGTCAATTAGCCCAAATCAGCTGATTAAGGTGGGTAATCAGACTGTTGATGTGTCAACCTACCAAAATCAGTTGAATAATTATCGCAGTGAGCTATTAAACTCAGTCGATGCTAGCATGATTGATGAGGCGGCATTGTCTGATCAGGTGCTAAAAAGTTTGGTTAATTCAGCCTTACTCCAAAACCAAGCACAAGTTTTGGGTATGACAGTATCAGATGAGATGATTACGCAGCTGCTTCAGCAAGAGCAGACATTTTGGCAAGATGGGCAATTTTCTAACGAACGATTTGCCCAATACTTGACTCAAAATGGTCTCACCAAAGACATGCTGTTTGCAAATTTTCGCCAAGAACTTGCCTTACGTCAGTTAAGCTCTGGGGTATTGGGTACAGCGATTTATCCAAAGAGTCAGGTTGGTCGTTTATTAGATTTACAGCTAGAATCTCGAGAAGTGTGGGTGCATCGGTTTGCTTGGGAAGATTATGCTGACGGTATTAACGTGTCTGACAGCGAGATTAAAGCGTACTTTGATGCAAATCAAGCAAGTCTGATTCGTCCTGAGACAGTGGATTTATCATATATTGAACTGTCTGCTCAAGATATTAAAACTGCAGAGCCAACCCAAGACGAAATCGCTGTTCAGTACGATGCTTACCTTCAAGAAAACGGACTTGGCGATGGACGTGAGCTTGCACAGATTCTGCTGACAGGCGCAGACAGCGAAAAACGTGCAAAAGACATTGCTGCTAAACTAAAAGCAGGGCAGTCATTTGAGAAACTTGCTAAGCAATATTCTGACGATCCAAGTGGTAAGACAGGCGGGCTAATAGGTGCTTATAATCCTGCAGTATTTGGCGATGATGCAGCAGCAGTTACTCAAGCATTATCAGGGCTGTCGTTGGGTGATTTTAGCCAGCCTGTCAAGACAAAATATGGCTACCAAATCTTTAAAGTGGTTAAGCTTGGCAATGCACCATCTATGGAAAGTATGCGTGCCGAACTCCAAAATCGTGCCATTAACTATAAGCGTCAAGTTGAGCTTAATGAAAAAATTGCTAAAATCAATGAGATGGCAGCGACAGGTGTTGGCGTAGCTGACATCGCTGCTGAGCTAGGCTTAAAATTAAAACGCATTACAGATTATCCAAAAACCCAGAATCAAACAGCATTGCCACAGCCTGCGGTGATTGCAGCAGCATTTGATGAATTTGCCATCGAAGATCAGGCTGTAAGTGCAAACATTAGCTTGGGCGATAAAACAGTATGGGTGCAACCAGGCAACTATCAAGCATCAGCACCTTTAACACTTGCTCAGGCACATGACCAAATTAAACATGCTTTGGTTAAACAAAAGGCGGTGGAGAAGGCTTTGGCAGCAGCACATGAAGCAGTAAATGATGCGAATAATGAGAACGCTATTAAAGCATTAATGGTGCCGCAGGCTAATCTTGGCATCGTCACTCGTAGCACACCTACCTTAAATACCCAAGAGCGTGCCAGCTTGTTTTCAAAAAAATCAGCGTCAGGGCATGATGTGTGGACGGTGAAAACTGAAGATGGTGCTAGTATTATGGTTGGGGGTCCTGTGCTGTCACAGACACATGAGCAGCTAAGCCTTACTGAAAGACTACAAGCGGCAGCTATGATTCGTAGCAATGTTGGACAAGATCAACTGTCAGATTATCTGCAGTATCTTCGCACTACCAATGAAGTGACAATTAATCAAGATGCCTTAACAGGTCAAACTCACTAA